Proteins from a genomic interval of Pseudomonas paeninsulae:
- a CDS encoding NUDIX hydrolase, translating to MAISAAEVAHRAASDAELIAWVDEQDRPLGGVLRAELRERRLIGRGTYILLFNSAGELCVHRRTLSKALYPGYWDVAAGGMVLEGERYAESAARELAEELGIEDVVLVEHAHFLYDAPESRLWCRAYSAVSDAALVLQPEEVLEARFMSIDEALADTRCKPYCPDSLAALERYLATRA from the coding sequence ATGGCTATTTCTGCCGCCGAGGTGGCGCACCGCGCCGCCTCCGATGCCGAGCTGATTGCCTGGGTCGACGAGCAGGATCGGCCGCTGGGTGGTGTCCTGCGCGCCGAGTTGCGCGAGCGCCGGTTGATTGGTCGTGGCACCTACATCCTGTTGTTCAACTCGGCCGGTGAGTTGTGTGTGCACCGGCGTACCCTGAGCAAGGCGCTGTACCCGGGTTATTGGGATGTGGCCGCCGGGGGCATGGTGCTGGAGGGGGAGCGTTACGCCGAGTCTGCTGCTCGCGAGCTGGCCGAGGAGCTGGGTATCGAGGATGTGGTGCTGGTCGAGCATGCACATTTTCTCTACGACGCGCCGGAAAGCCGTTTGTGGTGCCGGGCTTACTCGGCGGTGTCCGATGCCGCGCTGGTGTTGCAACCGGAGGAAGTGCTGGAGGCGCGTTTCATGTCGATCGACGAAGCCTTGGCTGATACCCGGTGCAAGCCCTACTGTCCCGATTCGCTGGCGGCGCTCGAGCGCTACTTGGCCACCAGGGCGTAG
- the speA gene encoding arginine decarboxylase, whose product MSARRTRKDDGSQWTVADSRSVYGIRHWGAGYFAINDQGRVEVRPNGPDSTPFDLSAQIDELRQTGLSLPLLVRFPDILQDRVRQLTGAFDANIARLDYQSCYTALYPIKVNQQEAVIENIIATQNVSIGLEAGSKPELMAVLALAPKGGTIVCNGYKDREFIKLALMGQKLGHNVFIVIEKESEVQLVIEEAAELKVAPQIGLRVRLSSLASSKWADTGGEKSKFGLSAAQLLSVVERFRAAKLDQGIRLLHFHMGSQIANLADYQHGFKEAIRYYGELRGLGLPVDHIDVGGGLGVDYDGTHSRNASSINYDMDDYAGVVVGMLKEFCDAQELPHPHIFSESGRSLTAHHAMLVVQVTDVEKHNDQIPQIEDVTSLPETVQYLVELLGPTDIEMVTETYWRATHYMSDIASQYADGKISLVEKALGEQCYFALCRRLHNSLKARQRSHRQVLDELNDKLADKYICNFSVFQSLPDTWAIGQVLPILPLNRLDEEPMRRAVLQDLTCDSDGKIRQYVDEQSIETSLPVHEVREGEDYLLGIFLVGAYQEILGDMHNLFGDTDSVNIYQNQDGSVYHAGIETHDTIEDMLRYVHLSPEELMTHYRDKVASAKISPRERTQFLDALRLGLTRSSYLSS is encoded by the coding sequence ATGTCTGCACGACGCACACGCAAAGATGACGGCAGCCAGTGGACAGTAGCGGACAGCCGCAGCGTCTACGGCATTCGCCATTGGGGCGCGGGTTATTTCGCGATCAATGACCAGGGCCGCGTCGAAGTTCGCCCGAATGGCCCCGACAGCACGCCCTTCGACCTGTCGGCGCAGATCGATGAGTTGCGCCAGACTGGCCTCAGCCTGCCGCTGTTGGTGCGTTTTCCGGACATCCTGCAGGACCGCGTGCGCCAGTTGACCGGTGCCTTCGACGCCAACATCGCGCGGCTGGACTACCAGAGCTGCTACACCGCGCTGTACCCGATCAAGGTCAACCAGCAGGAAGCGGTGATCGAGAACATCATCGCCACGCAGAACGTCTCCATCGGCCTGGAAGCCGGCTCCAAGCCCGAGCTGATGGCCGTGCTGGCGCTGGCGCCGAAGGGCGGCACTATTGTCTGCAATGGCTACAAGGACCGCGAGTTCATCAAGCTGGCGCTGATGGGGCAGAAACTCGGCCACAACGTGTTTATCGTCATCGAGAAAGAATCCGAGGTGCAGTTGGTGATCGAGGAGGCGGCCGAGCTCAAGGTCGCCCCGCAGATCGGCCTGCGCGTGCGCCTATCGTCGCTGGCCTCTTCCAAGTGGGCCGACACCGGCGGCGAGAAGTCCAAGTTCGGTCTGTCGGCGGCGCAGTTGCTGTCGGTGGTCGAGCGCTTCCGCGCGGCCAAGCTGGATCAAGGCATCCGCCTGCTGCACTTCCACATGGGCTCGCAGATCGCCAACCTGGCCGACTACCAGCACGGCTTCAAGGAAGCCATTCGTTATTACGGCGAGCTGCGTGGCCTGGGTCTGCCGGTCGATCATATCGACGTCGGCGGCGGCCTGGGTGTCGACTACGACGGCACCCACTCGCGCAACGCCAGTTCGATCAACTACGACATGGACGACTACGCCGGTGTGGTGGTCGGCATGTTGAAAGAGTTCTGCGACGCCCAGGAGCTGCCGCACCCGCATATCTTCTCCGAGAGCGGCCGCTCGCTGACCGCGCACCACGCCATGTTGGTGGTGCAGGTCACCGACGTGGAGAAACACAACGACCAGATCCCGCAGATCGAAGATGTCACCAGCCTGCCGGAAACCGTGCAGTACCTGGTCGAGTTGCTCGGCCCGACCGATATCGAGATGGTCACCGAGACCTACTGGCGCGCTACTCACTACATGAGCGATATCGCCAGCCAGTATGCCGATGGCAAGATCAGCCTGGTCGAGAAGGCCCTGGGCGAACAATGCTATTTCGCCCTGTGCCGGCGCCTGCACAACTCGCTCAAGGCGCGTCAGCGTTCGCACCGTCAGGTCCTCGACGAGCTCAACGACAAGCTGGCCGACAAGTACATTTGCAACTTCTCGGTGTTCCAGAGTCTGCCCGACACCTGGGCCATCGGCCAGGTGCTGCCGATCCTGCCGCTTAACCGCCTGGACGAAGAACCCATGCGCCGTGCGGTGCTGCAAGACCTGACCTGCGACTCAGACGGCAAGATCCGTCAGTACGTCGACGAGCAGAGCATCGAAACCAGCCTGCCGGTGCACGAAGTGCGCGAGGGTGAGGATTATCTGCTGGGGATCTTCCTGGTCGGTGCCTACCAGGAAATTCTCGGCGACATGCACAACCTGTTTGGCGACACCGACTCGGTGAACATCTACCAGAACCAGGATGGCAGCGTGTACCACGCCGGGATCGAGACCCACGACACCATCGAGGACATGCTGCGCTACGTGCACCTGTCGCCGGAGGAGTTGATGACCCACTACCGCGACAAGGTCGCCAGCGCCAAGATCAGCCCCCGCGAGCGCACCCAGTTCCTCGACGCCCTGCGCCTGGGCCTGACCCGCTCGTCCTACCTGTCGTCCTGA
- a CDS encoding DUF2214 family protein, with the protein MGEAIAAYLHYLSIFLLFALLTLEHQLFKRPLDLPRARSLIRVDIAYALSAGLVLASGAARLVWYGKGLAYYLHNSLFHAKLGLFILIALLSILPTVVFLNWRNDLKAGQVPQISARLGTLVIMTIRLELLLLLILPLLATLMARGFGVTG; encoded by the coding sequence ATGGGCGAAGCCATAGCCGCCTACCTGCACTACCTGTCGATCTTTCTGCTGTTTGCCCTGCTGACCCTGGAGCACCAACTGTTCAAACGGCCACTGGATCTGCCGCGTGCGCGCAGCCTGATTCGCGTCGACATCGCCTATGCCCTGTCAGCTGGCCTGGTATTGGCCAGCGGCGCCGCGCGCCTGGTCTGGTATGGCAAAGGGCTGGCCTACTACCTGCACAACAGCCTGTTCCATGCCAAGCTCGGCCTGTTCATCCTGATTGCTTTGCTGTCGATCCTGCCGACCGTGGTCTTCCTCAACTGGCGCAACGACCTGAAGGCCGGCCAGGTGCCGCAGATCAGCGCTCGCCTGGGCACGCTGGTGATCATGACCATTCGCCTGGAGTTGCTGTTGCTGCTGATCCTGCCGTTACTGGCAACGCTGATGGCCCGTGGGTTTGGCGTGACCGGGTAA
- a CDS encoding alpha-2-macroglobulin family protein — protein sequence MPNKGLFLALVLSLLSACDSSTPEPTNVSPNAAAVSRESATPVSDRAALAERYAGRELSVVDVSEVQVDGASALSVSFSVPLEPQQKFAERVHLVDSKSGKVDGAWELSDNLMELRLRHLQPKRKLVLTVDGGLQALTGKQLAGEHVSRLQTRDLQASVGFASRGSLLPTRLAEGLPVIALNVDKVNVEFFRIKPESLPSFLSRWGNSSALDTWEARSLLPMAELVYGGRFDLDPPRNTRETLLLPIAGLPPFKQPGVYLAVMREAGNYSYSQPATLFTLSDIGLSAHRYRNRLDVFTQALAGGQALAEVELELLDGKGQLLAEGKTDSAGHAELPLPAKAEVLLAHLGEQTSLLRLNGPALDLAEFDITGPQAHPLQFFVFGPRDLYRPGETVLLNALLRDADGRALKAQPVHVEVRRPDAQVSRKFVWQADASGLYQYPLQLAEEAPTGRWQLLFDLGDGKPQLYEFAVEDFLPERLALELKGSELPFTPSASARFAVSGRYLYGAPAAGNRLGGQLYVRPLREAVASLPGYQFGSLTEEELNQDIELDEVKLDEQGQASLSIDSRWAEAKSPVKLILQARLQESGGRAITRRLVQPVWPAERLPGVRGLFDGEQVDADSLAEFEVLVADAAGNKLAAEQLRVRLIRERRDYYWNFSDSDGWSHNYNEKFLTLNEETLTVAPGGTAKISFPVEWGPYRIEVIDAQTGLLSSLRFWAGYRWQDNADGGAVRPDQVKLALDKPAYVDGETATVTVTPPAGGSGYLLVESSDGPLWWQAIEVPAEGKAFAIPIAKDWARHDLYVSALVIRPGERKSNATPKRAVGLLHLPLQRAPRKLALSLHAAEQMRPNQPLKVKVRARNADGSVAERVQVLVAAVDAGILNITDYLTPDPFASLFGRKAYGADQLDVYGQLIEAGQGRLAKLAFGGDAALAGGGKRPDTSVLIVALQSQPLQLNEQGEGEVSLNIPDFNGELRLMAQAWSDERYGMAEGKTLVAAPLIAELSAPRFLAGGDETSLALDLNNLSGQAQQLQVHFGVEGQLSLIEPAVAATTLNLADGERRILRIPVRALGGFGQGRLKVTVQGLTLPGEDLPPFSREWSLGVRPAYPAQLQHFRAVLKDQAWILPAGALEAFEPAGLEARLAISSRPPLNLGEQIRALKAYPYGCLEQTVSGLYPSLYADAASLKRLGLEGESDEQRRRAIELGIERLLSMQRHNGSFGLWGADGDEEYWLSAYVTDFLLRAREQGFGVPSEALKKASERLLRYVQERNLIEVNYSDNANHSRFAVQAYAGYVLARSQQAPLGALRSLYERRSDALSGLPLVHLAVALQKMGDQPRADDVLAAGLARSRERDNWLADYGSPLRDQALILALLEEHELAAGSREARLFALADEVSGQQWLSTQERNSLYLAGRNLLGKPEPNWHVGLHSGAFEFELSNNQPGLKLDASELAAAMSITNPGSEPLYQQLTLSGYPAKAPAAGGDNLSIYREYLAMDGSPLDLSALQSGELVLVHLAVAAKQRVPDALVVDLLPAGLELENQNLAQSAASLEDASSAVQEWQKAMHNANIKHQEFRGDRYVAALDVSAYETSHLLYLARAVTPGSYRVPPPQVESMYRPNWQALGETPGRMVVRDR from the coding sequence ATGCCGAACAAAGGACTGTTTCTGGCACTTGTCCTGAGCCTGCTCAGCGCCTGTGATTCCTCCACTCCCGAACCTACCAACGTCAGCCCGAACGCCGCCGCGGTCAGTCGCGAGTCGGCCACGCCGGTCAGCGACCGCGCGGCGTTGGCCGAGCGCTATGCCGGGCGCGAGCTGAGCGTGGTGGATGTTTCCGAAGTTCAGGTAGATGGCGCCAGCGCGTTGTCCGTGAGCTTTTCCGTGCCGCTCGAGCCGCAGCAGAAATTCGCCGAACGCGTGCACCTGGTCGACAGTAAAAGCGGCAAGGTCGACGGCGCCTGGGAGCTGAGCGACAACCTGATGGAACTGCGCCTGCGCCATCTGCAGCCCAAGCGCAAGCTGGTGCTGACGGTGGATGGCGGGCTGCAGGCGCTGACCGGCAAGCAATTGGCGGGTGAGCATGTCAGCCGTTTGCAGACCCGCGACCTGCAAGCCAGTGTCGGCTTTGCCAGCCGCGGTTCGCTGTTGCCGACCCGTCTGGCCGAAGGGTTGCCGGTGATCGCGCTGAACGTCGACAAGGTCAACGTCGAGTTCTTTCGCATCAAACCCGAGTCCTTGCCGAGCTTTCTCAGCCGTTGGGGCAACAGCAGCGCTCTCGACACCTGGGAAGCACGCTCGCTGCTACCAATGGCCGAACTGGTCTACGGCGGGCGCTTCGACCTCGACCCACCGCGCAACACGCGCGAAACCCTGCTCCTGCCGATTGCCGGTCTGCCGCCGTTCAAGCAGCCCGGGGTGTACCTGGCGGTAATGCGCGAAGCCGGCAACTACAGCTATTCGCAGCCAGCCACCCTGTTCACCCTGAGCGACATCGGCCTGTCCGCCCACCGTTACCGCAATCGCCTGGACGTGTTCACCCAGGCCCTGGCTGGCGGCCAGGCGTTGGCCGAGGTCGAGCTGGAGTTGCTCGATGGCAAGGGCCAGTTGCTGGCCGAGGGCAAGACCGACAGCGCCGGGCATGCCGAGCTGCCGCTGCCGGCCAAGGCCGAAGTGTTGCTGGCGCACCTGGGTGAGCAGACCAGTCTGCTGCGCTTGAACGGCCCGGCGCTGGACCTGGCCGAGTTCGACATCACCGGCCCGCAGGCGCATCCGCTGCAGTTCTTCGTGTTCGGTCCGCGTGACCTCTATCGCCCCGGCGAAACCGTGCTGCTCAACGCCCTGCTGCGCGATGCCGACGGCCGCGCGCTCAAGGCGCAGCCGGTGCATGTCGAGGTGCGCCGGCCGGACGCACAGGTCAGCCGCAAGTTCGTCTGGCAGGCCGACGCTTCCGGCCTCTATCAATACCCGTTGCAGCTGGCCGAGGAGGCGCCGACCGGGCGCTGGCAGTTGCTCTTCGATCTCGGCGACGGCAAGCCGCAGTTGTATGAATTTGCGGTCGAAGACTTCCTGCCCGAACGCCTGGCCTTGGAACTCAAGGGCAGCGAGCTGCCGTTCACGCCAAGCGCCAGCGCGCGTTTCGCCGTGAGCGGACGCTACCTGTATGGCGCGCCCGCCGCCGGCAATCGCCTCGGCGGTCAGCTCTACGTACGGCCGCTGCGCGAGGCGGTGGCCAGCCTGCCGGGTTATCAGTTCGGTTCGCTCACCGAGGAGGAACTCAACCAGGACATCGAGCTGGACGAGGTCAAGCTCGATGAGCAAGGCCAGGCCAGTCTGAGCATCGACAGCCGCTGGGCTGAGGCCAAGTCACCCGTGAAACTGATCCTGCAAGCCCGCTTGCAGGAGTCTGGTGGCCGCGCCATTACCCGCCGGCTGGTCCAGCCGGTATGGCCGGCAGAACGTTTGCCGGGCGTGCGCGGGTTGTTCGATGGCGAGCAGGTCGACGCCGACAGCCTGGCCGAGTTCGAGGTGTTGGTGGCCGATGCCGCCGGCAACAAACTGGCCGCCGAGCAACTGCGCGTGCGCTTGATTCGCGAGCGCCGCGACTACTACTGGAATTTCTCCGACAGCGATGGCTGGAGCCATAACTACAACGAGAAATTCCTCACCCTCAACGAAGAAACCCTCACGGTCGCACCTGGCGGCACGGCCAAGATCAGCTTCCCGGTGGAGTGGGGGCCTTATCGTATCGAAGTGATCGACGCTCAGACCGGCCTGCTCAGCAGCCTGCGCTTCTGGGCCGGCTACCGCTGGCAGGACAACGCCGACGGCGGCGCGGTACGCCCGGATCAGGTCAAGCTGGCGCTGGACAAACCGGCCTATGTCGACGGTGAAACCGCCACGGTCACGGTTACGCCGCCTGCCGGCGGCAGCGGTTATCTGCTGGTCGAGTCCAGCGACGGCCCGCTGTGGTGGCAGGCAATCGAAGTGCCGGCCGAGGGCAAGGCCTTCGCGATTCCGATCGCCAAGGACTGGGCGCGTCACGATCTGTACGTCAGCGCCCTGGTGATCCGCCCCGGCGAGCGCAAGAGCAACGCCACGCCCAAGCGCGCGGTCGGCCTGCTGCATCTGCCGCTGCAGCGTGCGCCGCGCAAGCTGGCGCTGAGCCTGCACGCCGCGGAGCAGATGCGGCCGAACCAGCCGCTCAAGGTCAAGGTGCGAGCGCGCAATGCCGATGGCAGCGTGGCGGAGCGGGTGCAGGTGTTGGTCGCCGCGGTGGATGCCGGCATCCTTAACATCACCGACTACCTCACGCCCGACCCTTTCGCCAGCCTGTTCGGCCGCAAGGCCTACGGTGCTGACCAGCTGGACGTCTACGGGCAACTGATCGAAGCCGGCCAGGGTCGGCTGGCCAAGCTGGCCTTCGGCGGTGACGCGGCCCTGGCGGGCGGCGGCAAACGCCCGGACACCAGCGTGCTGATCGTTGCGTTACAGAGTCAGCCGTTGCAGCTCAATGAGCAGGGTGAGGGCGAAGTCAGCCTGAACATCCCCGACTTCAATGGCGAGCTGCGCCTGATGGCGCAAGCCTGGAGCGACGAGCGCTACGGCATGGCCGAGGGCAAGACTCTGGTCGCTGCGCCGCTGATTGCCGAGTTGTCGGCACCGCGTTTCCTCGCCGGTGGCGACGAAACCAGCCTGGCCCTGGACTTGAACAACCTGTCTGGCCAGGCCCAGCAACTGCAGGTGCACTTCGGTGTCGAGGGCCAATTGAGCTTGATCGAGCCGGCCGTTGCAGCGACTACCCTCAACCTGGCCGATGGCGAGCGGCGCATTCTGCGAATTCCTGTGCGCGCCCTCGGTGGCTTCGGTCAGGGGCGACTCAAGGTCACGGTGCAGGGGTTAACTCTGCCCGGCGAAGACCTGCCGCCGTTCAGTCGCGAGTGGAGCCTGGGCGTTCGCCCGGCCTATCCGGCGCAGCTGCAACACTTTCGCGCAGTGCTCAAGGATCAGGCCTGGATCCTGCCGGCCGGCGCGCTGGAGGCCTTCGAACCGGCCGGGCTGGAGGCGCGTCTGGCGATTTCCAGTCGTCCGCCGCTCAACCTCGGCGAGCAGATCCGTGCGCTCAAGGCCTATCCCTACGGCTGTCTGGAACAGACCGTCAGCGGCCTGTATCCGTCACTGTATGCCGATGCGGCTTCGCTCAAGCGCCTGGGCCTGGAGGGCGAATCGGACGAGCAACGCCGGCGCGCTATCGAACTGGGCATCGAACGGCTGCTGAGCATGCAGCGGCATAACGGCAGCTTTGGTTTATGGGGCGCTGACGGTGACGAGGAATACTGGCTGAGCGCCTATGTCACCGACTTCCTCCTGCGCGCCCGCGAACAGGGTTTCGGCGTGCCGAGCGAGGCGCTGAAAAAGGCCAGCGAGCGGCTGCTGCGCTATGTGCAGGAGCGCAATCTGATCGAGGTCAACTACAGTGACAACGCCAATCACAGCCGTTTCGCCGTGCAGGCTTATGCCGGATACGTGCTGGCGCGCAGCCAACAGGCGCCGCTCGGTGCCTTGCGCAGCCTCTACGAGCGCCGTAGCGACGCGCTGTCCGGCTTGCCGCTGGTACATCTGGCCGTAGCCTTGCAGAAAATGGGCGATCAACCTCGCGCCGACGATGTCTTGGCCGCTGGCCTGGCGCGCAGCCGCGAGCGTGACAACTGGCTGGCCGACTACGGCAGCCCGCTGCGTGATCAGGCGCTGATTCTGGCCTTGCTGGAGGAACATGAGCTGGCTGCGGGCAGTCGCGAGGCACGCCTGTTCGCCTTGGCCGACGAAGTGTCCGGCCAGCAATGGCTGTCGACCCAAGAGCGCAATTCGCTGTACCTGGCCGGGCGTAATCTGCTCGGTAAGCCGGAGCCGAACTGGCATGTCGGCCTGCACAGCGGTGCGTTCGAGTTCGAGCTGAGCAATAACCAGCCCGGTCTCAAGCTGGACGCTAGCGAACTGGCCGCGGCCATGAGCATCACTAACCCGGGCAGTGAACCGCTGTATCAGCAGCTGACCCTTTCCGGCTACCCGGCCAAGGCGCCAGCGGCAGGTGGTGACAACCTCAGCATCTACCGCGAGTACTTGGCTATGGACGGCAGTCCGCTGGATCTCTCCGCGCTGCAAAGCGGCGAACTGGTGCTGGTGCATCTAGCCGTGGCGGCCAAGCAGCGGGTGCCGGATGCCTTGGTGGTCGACCTGCTGCCCGCCGGCCTGGAACTGGAAAACCAGAACCTCGCGCAAAGCGCCGCCAGCCTGGAAGACGCCAGCAGCGCGGTGCAGGAATGGCAAAAGGCGATGCACAACGCCAACATCAAGCACCAGGAATTCCGTGGCGACCGCTATGTCGCCGCACTGGATGTCAGCGCCTACGAGACCAGCCACCTGCTCTACCTGGCCCGCGCCGTCACCCCCGGCAGCTACCGCGTGCCGCCACCGCAGGTGGAGTCCATGTACCGGCCG
- a CDS encoding MATE family efflux transporter: MSALLDAWQHAPTHKRVWALAAPMILSNLSVPLVALVDSAVVGHLPHAHQLAAVAIGGSLYTLLTWAVGFLRMGTTGFAAQAAGREDGSALRQVLLQGLLLGGLLALLLILLALPFSAAALSLMQPSAELEALARSYFQIRLLGLPAALATYALIGWLLGTQNARGPLAILLTTNLLNVALDLLFVLGLHWGVAGAAWASVIAEWSGALLGLCLTRQALRAYAGQIDWSALRRWLNWRPLLAVNRDIFIRTLALQAVFFLITVQGSRLGDVTVAANALLLNGLLLTAHALDGLAHAVEALCGHALGARDRQSLRRSLIVAGGWSLLASLGFALFFLFAGHWFIGLQTDIAPVRALALDYLPYLALLPLLAVWSYLLDGLFIGATRAREMRNAMLLALGLSVPLAWLLQALGNHGLWLAFLCFMLLRSLCLGTYAYQLTRDDRWFTAVPARCARPTG; this comes from the coding sequence ATGTCCGCACTGCTCGATGCCTGGCAGCACGCGCCCACCCACAAACGGGTCTGGGCCCTGGCAGCGCCGATGATTTTGTCCAACCTGTCGGTGCCGCTGGTGGCGCTGGTCGACAGCGCAGTGGTCGGCCACCTGCCGCATGCCCATCAACTGGCGGCAGTGGCGATCGGCGGCAGCCTGTATACCCTGCTGACCTGGGCCGTGGGCTTTCTGCGCATGGGCACCACCGGTTTCGCCGCCCAGGCCGCCGGCCGGGAAGACGGCAGCGCGTTGCGCCAGGTGTTGCTGCAAGGCCTGCTGCTCGGCGGGCTGCTGGCGTTGCTCTTGATCCTGCTGGCGCTGCCGTTCAGTGCCGCCGCGCTGAGCCTGATGCAACCCTCGGCGGAGCTGGAGGCGCTGGCCCGCAGTTATTTCCAGATCCGCCTGCTCGGCCTGCCAGCGGCGCTGGCCACCTATGCCCTGATCGGCTGGCTACTCGGCACCCAGAACGCCCGCGGGCCACTGGCGATCCTGCTGACCACCAACCTGCTCAACGTCGCCCTCGACTTGCTTTTCGTGCTCGGTCTGCACTGGGGCGTGGCCGGCGCCGCCTGGGCCTCGGTGATCGCCGAATGGAGTGGCGCTCTACTAGGTCTATGCCTGACGCGCCAGGCCTTGCGCGCCTATGCCGGGCAGATCGACTGGTCGGCGCTGCGCCGCTGGCTGAACTGGCGTCCGCTGCTGGCGGTCAATCGCGACATTTTTATCCGCACCCTGGCGCTGCAGGCGGTGTTCTTCCTGATTACCGTGCAGGGCTCGCGCTTGGGCGACGTCACGGTGGCGGCCAATGCCTTGCTGCTCAACGGCCTGCTGCTCACTGCCCACGCCCTCGACGGTCTCGCCCACGCGGTGGAAGCACTATGCGGCCATGCCCTCGGCGCCCGTGACCGCCAGAGTTTGCGCCGCAGCCTGATAGTCGCGGGCGGCTGGTCGCTGCTGGCCAGCCTCGGCTTTGCCCTGTTCTTCCTGTTCGCCGGCCACTGGTTCATCGGCCTGCAAACCGATATCGCCCCGGTGCGCGCCCTGGCCCTCGACTACCTGCCATACCTGGCGCTGCTGCCACTGCTGGCGGTGTGGAGCTACCTGCTCGACGGCCTGTTCATCGGCGCCACCCGCGCTCGCGAAATGCGCAACGCCATGCTCCTGGCTCTCGGCCTGAGCGTGCCGCTGGCCTGGTTGCTGCAAGCCTTGGGCAATCACGGTCTGTGGCTGGCCTTCCTCTGCTTTATGCTGCTGCGCAGCCTCTGCCTGGGCACCTATGCTTACCAACTGACGCGCGACGATCGGTGGTTCACCGCAGTTCCGGCGCGATGCGCGCGTCCCACCGGCTGA
- a CDS encoding translation initiation factor Sui1: protein MVKKASSFAALSGLVYSTDSGRHCPDCSQPVDACICKHSLIPAGDGIARVRRETKGRGGKTVTTVSGVPLAEEPLKELASALKKRCGCGGSLKDGVIEIQGDHVGLLLEELLKHGFKAKKSGG from the coding sequence GTGGTCAAGAAAGCTTCGTCATTCGCCGCCCTCAGCGGCCTGGTGTATTCCACCGACAGCGGCCGGCATTGCCCGGACTGCAGTCAGCCGGTGGATGCCTGTATCTGCAAGCACTCCCTGATTCCTGCCGGTGACGGCATCGCCCGCGTGCGCCGCGAAACCAAAGGCCGTGGCGGCAAGACGGTGACCACCGTCAGTGGCGTGCCCCTGGCCGAAGAACCGTTGAAAGAATTGGCCAGCGCCCTGAAGAAACGCTGTGGTTGCGGCGGCTCGTTGAAGGATGGGGTGATCGAGATTCAGGGCGATCACGTCGGACTGTTGCTCGAAGAACTGCTAAAACATGGCTTCAAAGCCAAAAAATCCGGCGGCTGA
- a CDS encoding aminoacyl-tRNA deacylase — MHMAQTLERSLQRAHCQFQLVEHMPSATSLESARKAGIPASRMAKSVILDDRRGHYLMAVLPANRQLDLSKVHKGTRRWQLSGEQALVNLFKDCERGAIPALGEVYGLDMLIDPMLVRQQDIYLEAGDHENLVHMPVDEFFKLAPNAKVCDLCA, encoded by the coding sequence ATGCATATGGCACAAACTCTGGAGCGCAGCCTGCAGCGGGCGCACTGTCAGTTCCAGCTGGTCGAGCACATGCCCTCGGCGACCAGCCTGGAGTCGGCGCGCAAGGCCGGGATTCCCGCTTCACGAATGGCTAAATCGGTGATTCTCGATGATAGGCGCGGGCATTATCTGATGGCCGTGTTACCGGCCAATCGGCAATTGGATCTGAGCAAGGTGCACAAGGGCACGCGGCGTTGGCAGCTCAGTGGCGAACAGGCGCTGGTGAACCTGTTCAAGGATTGCGAGCGCGGCGCGATACCGGCGCTGGGTGAGGTCTATGGCCTCGACATGCTGATCGATCCGATGCTGGTGCGTCAGCAGGACATCTACCTGGAAGCCGGGGATCACGAAAACTTGGTACACATGCCGGTCGACGAGTTCTTCAAACTGGCGCCCAACGCCAAGGTGTGCGACCTCTGCGCCTGA